Proteins from a genomic interval of Synechococcus sp. A15-28:
- a CDS encoding DUF3598 family protein, with amino-acid sequence MTSRQWSHFLLNRGIWQGSFDTLDRSLELRRRQPSQLTLAGDDALVELELLFWPDALDGQRQGDPVKRIAQSFHQVDSELGFFSSGSFSRGSLFISSWSRPYAEFGFLWRDRRHRLVLLWDGSGRFDHPVLIREHRAGVHAHEAPPLTAEQLLGDWCGQQTLLERDRSAVDSVITPHELQITNDMVQGLRWLPDGGAFRAPEQVRAGSGFAIEAWWCPCPERLERIQRCYDAFGSWIASRHVLLQR; translated from the coding sequence GTGACGTCACGCCAATGGAGTCACTTTTTGCTCAACCGCGGCATCTGGCAGGGCAGCTTCGACACGCTGGACCGGAGTCTGGAGTTGAGACGGCGGCAGCCATCGCAACTCACCCTTGCGGGGGACGACGCCCTTGTGGAGCTGGAGTTGCTGTTCTGGCCTGATGCTCTCGATGGCCAACGTCAGGGCGATCCGGTGAAGCGGATCGCTCAGTCCTTCCATCAGGTGGATTCTGAGCTGGGTTTCTTCTCCAGCGGCAGCTTTTCACGGGGTTCCCTGTTCATCTCCTCCTGGTCCAGGCCCTATGCCGAATTCGGATTCCTCTGGCGAGATCGCCGCCATCGCCTGGTGTTGCTCTGGGATGGAAGCGGTCGCTTTGATCACCCGGTTCTGATTCGCGAACACCGTGCCGGTGTCCATGCCCATGAAGCACCTCCCCTGACGGCGGAGCAGCTTCTGGGCGATTGGTGTGGACAGCAGACGTTGCTGGAGCGAGACCGCTCAGCGGTCGATTCTGTCATCACGCCCCATGAACTGCAGATCACCAACGACATGGTGCAAGGCCTGCGCTGGCTCCCTGATGGTGGCGCCTTCCGCGCCCCCGAACAGGTCAGGGCTGGCAGCGGCTTTGCCATCGAGGCCTGGTGGTGTCCCTGTCCTGAGCGGTTGGAGCGTATTCAGCGCTGCTATGACGCGTTCGGCAGTTGGATCGCCAGCCGCCATGTTCTGTTGCAGCGTTAA